DNA from Candidatus Marinimicrobia bacterium CG08_land_8_20_14_0_20_45_22:
ATAAGGACAAACCGGCGCCGAACCTCCGTAAATCGAAGAACAACCCGTTGCGTTAGCGCAAATCATGCGATCACCAAATAATTGTGTGATGACTTTGATATAAGGTGTTTCACCGCATCCCGCGCAAGCACCTGAGAATTCAAAAAGTGGTTGCTGGAACTGACTGCCTCTTATGTTCTCTTTCTTTACGGCATGCGATTTCACCGGAATTGTCTCGAAGAACTCCCAATTGGTTTTTTGTTCGAGTTCTTCTTCCAATGGCTTCATGACCAACGCTTTTTCTTTTGCCGGGCAAACATCGACGCAGTTTCCACAACCGGTGCAATCAAGAACAGAAATTTGAATCCGATATTCAAAATTCTCTAAACCTTTTCCAACTGCTTTCAGGGTTTCAAAAGACTTTGGAGCATGAGATTTTTCTTCCGGCGTCACGAGGACAGGACGAATGACGGCGTGTGGACAGACGAAGGAGCACTGGTTACATTGAGTGCAGTTTTCCCTGATCCAATGCGGCACTTCGATTGCGATTCCGCGTTTTTCATACTTCGTTGTTCCCGTCGGATAAATTCCGGCAAGCGGCATCGCGCCGACCGGCAGTTTGTCGCCTTGTTGAGCGAGCATCGGTCTCATAACTTTTCCGACAAATTCGGGTTCGTTTTTTACAACAGATTTTTCATTGATAAGATTTGCCCAATCACCTGGTACTTTTACTTCGTGAATAGCGCTCCGGGTTTCATCAACGCTTTTCCAGTTCATGGCAACAATCTTCTCGCCTTTGGCGCCGTATGTCTTGTTAATTGCATTTTTCAGATGAGTGATCGCCTCCTCCACAGGCAACACTTTAGACAACACAAAGAAGACTGTTTGCATGATCATGTTAATTCTGCCGACGAGTCCAACCTCCATAGCAATTTTTAAAGCGTCGATCGTGTAGAATTTCAATTTCTTCTGTGCAATCGTCCGACGTAAAGAAATTGGCAGATATTGATCGAGTTCATCGTCAGACCACGGTGCATTCAACACAAACGTGCCTCCGGGTTTGATCGATTCCAGCAAATCATAATCATTCACATAGCTGGATTTGTGACAAGCGATATAATCGGCATGATTGACACGATAACTGGCGTGAATCGGTTTTTTCCCAAATCGCAGATACGAAAGTGTCAAACCACCGGATTTCTTAGAATCATATGCAAAGTAACCTTGTGCATATTGGTCAGTATTATCACCGATAATTTTGATGGCGTTCTTATTTGCGCCGACTGTTCCATCCGAACCAAATCCCCAAAAAATCGTCTGGATCGTGCCTTCGGGAACTGAATCAATCTTCTCTTCAACAGGAAGCGATGTAAATGTCACGTCATCTACGATACCCACGGTGAAATGATTTTTCGGATTGTCGAGTTTAAGGTTATCAAAAACGGCTTTTACCATCGACGGATCGAATTCTTTCTGACCAACACCGTATCTTCCACCGACAACCAGACGATCATCTTTTTTATTCTGAAAAACCGAACAAACGTCCAAATAAAGCGGTTCACCGAAAGCGCCATTCTCTTTTGTGCGATCAAGAACGGCGATTTTCTTTGCGCTCTTCGGTAAGGCTTTCAAAAAATGTTCCACCGAAAACGGGCGATAGAGACGCACTTTTAGGATACCGACCTTTTCGCCTTTTGCCAATAAATAATCAACCGCTTCGGTAGCAGTGTCCGCGCCGGATCCCATGAGAATAATTATGCGGTCGGCTGAGGCATGTCCGTAATAGTCGAACAACTGATATTCGCGCCCGATAACTTTGGCAACTTTCTTCATGACTTCTTCAGCAATTCCCGGAACCGCATCGTAATAGGGATTCGCGGCTTCCTGTTCCTGAAAATTCACATCCGGATTTTGAGCCGTACCGCGAAGTTGTGGATGTTCGGGATTCAGACAACGCTCGCGAAATTTTTCGACGTCTTTAAAATCGACCAAAGATTTGATGGTTTCATAATCGATTTCTTCGATTTTCTGAATTTCGTGACTTGTCCTGAATCCGTCGAAGAAATGAACAAATGGAATACTGGACTTTAGAGCGATGAGATGTGTTATCAACGCCAAGTCCATACTCTCCTGAACCGTACAGGATGCCATCAAACCAAAACCGGTCGTGCGGGCGGTCATTACGTCGGAGTGATCGCCATAAATCGACAATGCTTGTCCAGCAAGCGAGCGCGCGGAAACGTGAAAAACACCCGGCATGAGTTCGCCGGCAATTTTGAACATATTCGGTATCATCAGTAAAAGTCCCTGAGAAGCCGTAAAAGTCGTCGTCAGCGCGCCGGCGGAAAGCGAACCGTGAACGGCGCCAGCCGCGCCGCCTTCACTCTGCATTTCTACCACTTTGAGCGTCTGACCAAAAATATTTTTACGTCCCTGAGCAGACCATTCATCCACCAATTCGCCCATCACGGTCGACGGTGTTATCGGATAGATCGCCGCTACTTCACTTAATGCGTACGCAACATGCGCCGCCGCAGTATTTCCATCTATACTTTTCATTTTCTTGGTCATTTCTAAACTCCGTCTATTTTGATTTCTTATTAATTAGCAAATATCATCAATATTCTCTCAATCAACGACTCCTAATGAGAAATTTCGGGATGAAAGTTACGATTTCTTTCCCAATAAATGCAAATTTCGCAGAAGGTTTAAAACGATTTTGCAGATAAAAATATCTTGATTACGAACTTTTCTTTGAAGATACCCAAAAAGCGGAGCGTAATGCCCCGCTTCTGGTTCAGTATTTTACATTGAAATTAGTGATTGTTGTCACTGGTCATGATAAAGATCGATTTGCCATCAAAACTCTTGTACTGCGGACGCAAACGGTCTGGATTATAGTATTGTTCGATGTCAACATTCTTCTTAAAACTCGTGACAACATCCAACGGAATGTTTCCGTATATCCCATTTCTTATGTTGACCAATAAACCTGATTTTTTCTTGAGAATCAGATCAAGCGCGAGATTCCCGTAAACCATCGGTACGATTGAGTCCAGCGAGTCTGGATCGCCGCATCTTACTAAATAGCCAAGTTTCTGGCTGATGGATTCGATTTTTCTGCCTCTGTTATATTTTGGAGATAACTCCTTCAACCTCTGGGCAACAACTTCGCCAATTCCACCGAGTTTCTTGTGCCCATACGCATCCTTATCATCCGATTGAAAAACCATCTGTTCTTGTTCGGCGATCATAGCGCCTTCTGAAACCAAAACGACTGAATAATGGCTTGGATTTGTGTACCGGTCTTCGACTAAAAGTTCTGTCAGTCGTTCCATCGAAAATTTATATTCCGGAATAACACATCGGTTAGCGGCGCCCGCCATCGTTGGAACGATCGCCGAAAATCCAGCATAACGGCCGAAAACTTCAATGACTAAAAAGCGTTCATGCGAACCGGCAGAAGTTCGAAGAGCGTGTGTCATTTCCAGCGTCCGAGTCACACAGGTGCTGAAACCGATGCAATAATCCGTTCCGGGTACATCATTATCCATTGTCTTTGGAATGCCAACGACCTTAAAACCGGTATTGTGAAGTGTCACGCCGTAGCTGAGCGTATCGTCACCGCCAATCGGTATCAAATAATCGAGTCCTAGAAAATCCAAGTTTTTCAAGACATCGGGAGTCAAATCGTTGATCTTGTCGTTATATTTATCTTTCAGGTGTTCGGGAACGACGTCTTTCGCCACGTGGCTGGGACGAGTTCTCGACGAATGTAAAAACGTGCCGCCCGTACGACCGATTTTATTGACGATATTTTCGTCTAATTTCAGATAATTGGCACTATTATCGGCGTCTTTATCACGAATAACGTCGATCAGCCCGGCCCAGCCCCTACGAATGCCGATGACTTCAAAACCTTCGTGAATAGCTCTCAGTGTAACGGCGCGAATGGCAGGATTCAATCCCGGTACATCACCGCCGCCAGTTAAAATTCCAATTCTCATTTCACTTACTCCTTACTTCAGTTACAGACGCGCAAAATTACTAATCTGAAAGTAAACTATCAATCCAAAAGTCTCCACGATATAAAAATACCTCTTGTACTTTCTTGAAATTACCACTAAGATTATTGCAAATATGGATGTTTGATAACCGCAGTGAAGCCGTAAGACAATTGATCTTGTACCGATGAATCGATTTCTTAATCATCTTTAAGGATGAGAAATATGAAAACCGCAACCGAATTTCTTGGGAAAATCTTCTATATCGATGTCTTGCTTCTGACTATGGTTTTTGCAAATGAACCGGTAAGACAGTTCACAACCGAAGATCACTGGATAAAAGTACAGCCATAAGTGATATCTGGATGGATTGCAACCGGATGAATGGCGTCTTCCGGAATAACGGCACATGGTTCTATGATAACGTATTGGGAGATTGGGGCTTGGAATGGCCAAAAGGTTCCGGACTCAGCCCGATTTTCGCGGCCGGCCAATTTCTCTGCGCCGAAATCGACGGCGAAGTCCGTGTCGCTGGCACCCAACACTCCGCCACCGAATATCAGCCCGGCATGATCCTCTCGCCTGACCATCCCGATGATCCAAGCGATTCAAAATACAAGTGGTACGAATTACAAAGCAACGGAACCGGCGACTGGACAAATTGGCCGTCTGCCACCCAAGGCGCGCCTTTAGATGAAGATGGCAATCCACTTTTGATCGGTGACCAGACGATATTCAGTGTTTGGAACGATTGTAGAAATGATAAATATGGTTTTGATACGCTCTCATTAAACGCGGAACTCTATCAAACCGCATGGGCTTATGACCGCACCGATGCTTTTGGCGATATGATCTTTCTGAAATGGACGATCGCGAACAAAAGTGGAAAGACATGGGAAGATACGCACTTCGCGATTTGGGCAGATCCCGATGTCGGAAACGCCGGAGATGATTTAGCCGGTTGCGATTCAGCACTAAACATTGGGTTCTGCTATAACAAGAATAATGATGATCAAAATTATGGCGAGGCACCTCCGGCTGTCGGTTTTAAAATTTTACAAGGCCCCATCGTACCCTCCGCAGACGATACGACTTATCTTCCCGACGGAACAATAATACCAGATAAAAAAAGCATAAAAATGACAGCATTTTTAAGCCCGATAAAATACGACAGCCCTCAAGGAACGCCCGATAACGCACAGGATGTTTATTATCTCTTGCACGGTCAATGGCAGGACGGTTCGAACATTACTTAAGGTGGCGATGGAACAGACCAATACAACCCACCGACGCATTATATGTTTTCCGGCGATCCCGAAACCTCAATAGGATGGTTGAATACTCAGTGGCATGATCGTCGTATCTTTTTATCCAGCGGCCCATTCATATTGGAACCGTGGACAGATTCGGATGGTGACGGCGTTGCTGAATTCGGCGAGCCGGGCATTCAGGAAATTGTCGCTTGTGCTCTCGTTGCACGTGGACTGAATAACTTGAACAGTGTTACCAAACTCAAGCAAATCAGTCATCTTGTCCAAATGGCTTATGACCACAATTATCAGTTAGGCGTTCCACCTAAATCTCCTAACGTAACCGTCAGTGAACTACCCAATGAAATTCTTCTCAGTTGGGACGGAAAATCAGAGTACAATTCTGATAGAAGCCCGTATGAATCGACCGACCCGCTTATAGCAATGGCATTTGGGGATACAGTTATCACAAGCGGCTACGTTACACATGTCGTTGATGACTCAACCTACAATTTTTACCAGTATGTCCTCTACCAATATTCAGACGAGACTGGCAGTGATCCGGTCGAAGTAGATACGTGGAGCATTGGGAAAAAATACTCCTATAATCCGCATCAGGCGCGCTTTTTCAGAATTCTATGCAATAAAAATCCAAAAGTCGGAAACATCGACTATCAATTAGTCAATGGTAAAACATACCATTATGGCCTTGTTGCCGAGGTCTTTCTGAAAGACGGTAATCCGGAAGTAATATCGAGCCGACCAACGATTGTTTCCGTAACACCGCGATACTCACCTGGCGTCAGATATGAGGCTTCCTTCAATGATACACTGGAAGTTAAGCATACGGTAACAGAAACCGGCAAAACGCCCAGCGATGGTACGACGACTGTTTGGGTAGTTGATCCTTCCAAGATGACCGGATTGGATTATACGGTTTCCTTTAACTCAGATTTAACATGGAATTTAACTACTTCGAATGGCGATACCGTTCTTGCTGACCAGACGAACCAGACCGGTAACAACGCTTACAATCTCACTGACGGTTTGATGGTGAAAATTGAAGGCGGCGAACCGGGGATAAATTTGAATATTCCCGGACCGTTTGGCGATATACCTGGTTTTAGTGGATTTGGAATTACCGGCGGTAACAAATGGTTTAGCTGGCCTGTAAACTGGGGACTTGAGACCATGGGTGGATCCTTCGGAAACGGATTCATGTTCTTCGGAAGCGATGTGGAGCCTTCCGGGTATGTCGATGTTGAGATCCGCTTCGCTGGCATTGGCGCTTCAGGTTGGCCTCAGCCGGATTCAACTGCCGGCGCGTTAATGGTAGTCAGTAAAGCCGCCTATCCCGAAAGATGGCAGAAAGCCGTAGTCTATTGGGGACCTGGTTATGATGTGCAATCGACATTAGGCGATGTACCATTTACAGTATGGGATACGGAAAGCATTCCTCCGCGTCAACTAAAGGTTGCCTTTGTCGAAGAGCCGCGTTCCGACCGCGATGGCGCCGCCAATCTCATCTGGGATATGGGTTGGGGCGACGATCATGTTTTTGGCGCTTATGGAGGTCGTGAATATTTATTCATTCTGAATGAAACTTACGATGAGCAGTACACTGAGTATTTGAATGGCAACAAAGACGGCACCTATAATGGCGTCATGTATGTCGGCGGATGGGGAATGAGATCTGCCAGCCGTCCTTTCTTACAGGATGCTTTCGAATTTCAAGTTTATGCCATCAATCCCAACTCGCCATATGATCTGTTCACATTCACGGCGCCAGCGGCGGCCATACCCACAACTGAATTTCTAAAAAAAGACATGAAGAAGATCAATGTCGTCCCAAATCCTTACTATGGTTTTAGTTCCGAGGATATCAACAGTAATGGCTACCGCGTCCGATTTACTTTTTTGCCGGAAAAATGTACGATAAAAATATTTACTATCGCCGGAACTATGGTTCGCAAGTTGGAAAAGAATGATCCGACGACGCCATTTCTCGATTGGGATTTATTGAATTTCGGGGGAATGGCGGTTGCGAGCGGAGTTTACGTTTATCACGTCGATGCGCCGGGAATCGGCGAAAAGGTTGGTAAACTTGCAGTATTTCTTCCTAACCTTAAGTGACGACTAACTCTGACTGGTTGTTCTTTTTTGTGTTCTGATTCTGCGTTTATCCGCGTTCAGTCGCGGCAATTACTCGCTTAGTAAAATCGCGACCGCGATCGAGTTCAGTTTTTCTTCCGGTTTGTCCGAGCGCGAAAGCAGGATGATCGGTACCTTTGCACCGACGACTACGCCGCCGACTTTTGCGCCGACAAGCAATATCAGCGCCTTGATCAGCGCATTTCCGCAGGTCAGATTCGGCACCAGAAAAATATCCGTCTCTCCCGCGACTTTACTGACTAAGCCCTTTTTCTCGGCGGCATTCCGCGACAGCGCAACATCCATCGCGATCGGTCCTTCGACGATAGCGTCGCCGAATTCGCCCGCTTCGCCTAATTTTTGAAGTTCGGCCGCATCGACGGTTTCGAGAATCTTTGGATTGACATTTTCGATTGGACAAATGATCGATGCGTTAGGTCTTGGATTTTCCAATCGTTCCGCCACCCCGATGACATTTTTCAAAATCGCTTTCTTCGTTTCCAAATCCGGTTGGATGTTCAGTCCGCCGTCCGTCAATAAAATAAGCCGCGGATACGCAGACGCCTCGGCAACTGTCACGTGACTCAGTACATCGTCTTTCCGCAGACCGGTTTCTTTGTTCAAAACGGCCTTCATGAGAATCGGCGTCGAAACGTGCCCTTTCATCAGGATTTCTGCTTTTCCTCCCCTGACCAATGCGACGGCGCGAGCGGCGACTTCTTCATCGCCTTCAACGTTCACGATATTTTCATTTTTGACCGCATAGCCGATCTGTTTGGCAATCGCTTTGATTTTGTCGGCATTACCAACCAACAAAGCATTCGCAATTCCGCGCTCATCGACTTCTTTGATAGCGCTCAGCACGCTGAAATCATCCGCCATCGCCACCGATATTGTTTTTTTCCGTCTGAGGTTTTCGACCGCTTTAAATATTTCGTCAAATGTCCTGATCATGATTTCTCCAAAAATTTATTTTTCCTGCTTGTAGGTTTGAATTTCCTGAATTCCATCGATGGCTCGGAATCCGCCAGTCGCCATCGCTTCCAATTCGTTTTCACCGGGATAGACGGAAATCTCAGCAAGAAAACCAACCCGCTCCCGAATCATCGCGATTATCTTTTCTGATCTTGCCAGTCCGCCGGTTATGATAATCCGATCGACTTTCCCTTTCAGAACCGTTGCGTAAGCGCCAATTTCTTTTGAAATCTGATAAATCATTGCCGTAAAAATCAGTCGGGCGTAATCATCGCCTTTTTCGATTCGGGACAAAACTTCGCGCACATCATTCGTCCCGAGATAAGCTTTCAGTCCGGCGTTCTTGGAGAATTTCGTGTAAAATTCTTTCATTGTATATTTTCTGGATGTCGCCAGCCGAAGTAGTTGTTCCAAAGGCATAGAGCCGGCTCGTTCCGGCGAGAATGGCCCCATTCCCATCAAAGCGTCATTGCAATCGATGATATTGCCGTGATCAATCGCCGCAATCGTGATACCGCCGCCCAAATGCGCGATAACAAAATTGGATTCGCAGATCGATTTCCCGAGTTTTTCAGATTCTTTCCGAACGCAAGCGTTGACGTTCAGCGCATGAAGCCTGCTCCGACGGACAATTTCCGGCGTTCCCGAAATCCGCGCTTCCGGAATAAACTCATCGACGGTCACCGGATCGACGACAAATGCCGGAACGTTGTATTCTTTGGCAACTCCATCGGCAATCGAAGCACCGAGATTGCTCGCATGAATGGCGTATTTGCAGTTAATCGCATCATCCATCATCGCTTCATTGACCCGATAAATCCCACTTTTCAGTGGGCGCAATAATCCACCTCTGCCAACAACCGCAATCAAATCGTGTTCGTTTAGCCATTTTTTGAAAGTCCGATTGACGATCTCAATGCGAAGCGGCAGTTGTTCCTGAATATTCGGCATATTGCTGATGGCGGTTCCCGCGTGATCGATATTTTCAACAAAAACGGCGCCGTCTCGGTCAAAAAGTGCCAACTTGGTAGAAGTCGACCCGGGATTAATGACTAAAATTGCTTCTTTTTTCACTTTAAGATTCCTTCTGATGACAAATATTTATCTCGTGAATCGTAGAATTTCAAAGTTAGGATTTTACAAATTCAATGCCAGAGAGCCGAATTGAATTTTTCCGTCTGAATCGTTCAAAGGTCGGTAGCAATTCGCGAATGGTTTCTTAGAAATGAAAGAGTATTTTTCCTAAAAAGTTGAAAATTGAAGATTCACTGGTGGAGAATTGAAGAGTGAGGGCTGAAGATCGATAGTTAAAAACTAAAAAATAAAAGTAACTTCAGAGGACGGTGATTTCGCAGAGAAAATTCACTTTAAAACATTAATTGAAAAACGAGTCCAGAACACTGAATTTCAGATACCTATTGTTTCAACTTTTCTACCGCTTCCGTTTTCCCCACAATTATAAATTTTCAACCTCCAACATTCAATTTTCAATTTCTCCCCAGAATTCTCCTTTGGCATTTCATTGTGGGTTGACTAAATTCTTACGCCCATGAGAGAGAATGTATATTTCGTTTCTGATGTCCACCTCCGGTTAAAGGAGTCTGTTTCCGAAACGATCAAAAAGCAACGGCTCTTCGGTTTATTCGATGAGATTATGCGCCAAAATGCTTCACTTTGGATTGTCGGTGACTTGTTCGACTTTTGGTTCGAATATAAACACGTCATTCCGCGTCAGTTCTTTTCGGTATTAAGGAAACTACAGGAAATGACCCAATCGGGTTGCGAAATTCACATCCTCGGCGGAAACCACGACTATTGGTTAGGCAGTTTTATTTCCAACGAGATCGGGTTGAAAATCCATCCAAGTCCTATTGCTTATTCCATCGGCGGCAAGTCGTTTTTCATCACACATGCTGACGGAATTCTCAAAAGAGATCGCTGGTACAGGGTGATGCGATGGATATTCCGTAATCCGGTGACCATTGCCTTGTTCCGGATGATTCACCCGGGATTAGCGTTTGGATTGGCGGCGAAAATTTCCCAAAAAAGCCGACACTTTTCAATGCGTGATATCGAACTCGAAACACAGGAACGCTCAGAATTAATACTTTACGGGCAGGAACGGCTGAAAGAATCTTACGACTATGTCATCACCGGCCATTTCCACCTACCAACCTTTTATTTAGAAGGTGAAAAAAAGATTGTCAATCTTGGCGACTGGATGAAATATTTTACATTTGGGCACTTCGATGGTCAGGATTTCCGTCTCTGCTACTGGAAATGTGAAGATTCTCAGCCAATAAAGTAACAAAATGAAAAATTTTTGCTTGACATATCGGATCGAAAATTCTAATATCAAGCGGACAAATAGAAAAGAAACAAATATGAAACCACTCATCAGAACCAGCCTTATCGCTTTCACTCTCGCTTTTGCCTCATGTAGTTCAAAAGTTGCGACAATCACAACCAAAGACATCGAACAGTTGCGCGTCGATTATAACAAGGGCAAGATTCAAACGATGGACGACCTGATTGCCATTTATAAAGACCCGACGCAACCAATCGAGACGCGCATTGCCGCTATGCAAGCGCTCGCGCAAACTAAGCATCCGGATGCCCTGAAAATTATGTACGATTTCATGAATCAGAGCATCGGTCTGAATTACGCGCTTCTGACGGCGACTTCCAATGCACTTGTCGAGAATCCGACGCCGGAAAATATAAAGGCGATGGTCAACGGCATCGTTCAGGCACAAAAACGGTACAGCGAATACCGCACCCATGTCTTCTCTAAACTCGAAACGGTAAAAGCCGAGATCAAAGTCGAGCAGATTCTAAATCTGTATGCGGCGGAAAAAGAGAATTACATGCTGATGCAGGAATCTTTGACGAAAGTTATGGGATCGCTTGGAGACGACAAAGTCGTCCCAATTCTTATCGCCATCGCCAAAGACAATAGCGTTAAAATTTCTATCCGTTCTCTTGCTCTCGAACTACTTGGGAAGAAAACGCATCCATTAGTCACTCAGACATTTATCGAAATGCTTGGCGATCCGGAAACACAACTACAGGTTCGCGACTTTGCGTTTAAAGCTATCGCTGACGTCAAAGAATCACGCGTCCTGCTGGCGCTTCTCGAAACTTTTAATAAAAGCCACGAAGAATACCTAAACTTGCTGGAAGCGTTAATGAAAGCGCTGGGCGATTATAATGATCCTGCTGTCGTTCCAACACTGATTGAAATCGCTAAGGATACCGAATTCCCGATGACGATTCGCAAAGATGCTCTCACCGCATTGATTAAATTCAAAGATCCGAAGGTTTTCGAAAAACTTTTACCGATGTTCGAAAATCCGAATAATTTTGTCCTGTTCGACCAGATGACGACAATGGCGACGCAGATAGGCGGAACCGCTCCGCTCAATAAACTTCGACTGACTGCATTGAAAGCCCAACAAAACGCTCAGGTGACCCAATGAAAACACATCGTATCTTTACTGTCGCTTTCATTCTGCTCTTTTTGGTTGCATCCCGCGATCTATTCGCACAGGCAATGTCCAAAAGCGCGCTTCAGAAGAAATTTTTTGAAACGGATATGACGATCGACCAGTTACGAAAAGAATTAGCCGAAATCCGAAAACAAATTCACGAATTGGAAATCACGGCTTCGGTTCCGTCCATCCGCAAGGAAATCAACAAAATGATCCAATTGCCGGAAATGAAACATGAAATTCT
Protein-coding regions in this window:
- the nifJ gene encoding pyruvate:ferredoxin (flavodoxin) oxidoreductase, translating into MTKKMKSIDGNTAAAHVAYALSEVAAIYPITPSTVMGELVDEWSAQGRKNIFGQTLKVVEMQSEGGAAGAVHGSLSAGALTTTFTASQGLLLMIPNMFKIAGELMPGVFHVSARSLAGQALSIYGDHSDVMTARTTGFGLMASCTVQESMDLALITHLIALKSSIPFVHFFDGFRTSHEIQKIEEIDYETIKSLVDFKDVEKFRERCLNPEHPQLRGTAQNPDVNFQEQEAANPYYDAVPGIAEEVMKKVAKVIGREYQLFDYYGHASADRIIILMGSGADTATEAVDYLLAKGEKVGILKVRLYRPFSVEHFLKALPKSAKKIAVLDRTKENGAFGEPLYLDVCSVFQNKKDDRLVVGGRYGVGQKEFDPSMVKAVFDNLKLDNPKNHFTVGIVDDVTFTSLPVEEKIDSVPEGTIQTIFWGFGSDGTVGANKNAIKIIGDNTDQYAQGYFAYDSKKSGGLTLSYLRFGKKPIHASYRVNHADYIACHKSSYVNDYDLLESIKPGGTFVLNAPWSDDELDQYLPISLRRTIAQKKLKFYTIDALKIAMEVGLVGRINMIMQTVFFVLSKVLPVEEAITHLKNAINKTYGAKGEKIVAMNWKSVDETRSAIHEVKVPGDWANLINEKSVVKNEPEFVGKVMRPMLAQQGDKLPVGAMPLAGIYPTGTTKYEKRGIAIEVPHWIRENCTQCNQCSFVCPHAVIRPVLVTPEEKSHAPKSFETLKAVGKGLENFEYRIQISVLDCTGCGNCVDVCPAKEKALVMKPLEEELEQKTNWEFFETIPVKSHAVKKENIRGSQFQQPLFEFSGACAGCGETPYIKVITQLFGDRMICANATGCSSIYGGSAPVCPYTVNEKGHGPTWANSLFEDNAEYGFGMGLATLQRRDMLADLMKKALDETSGELAEAFKAWLSGMFDAELSREAGDKIKNLLKGNTAGNPVLEQIWTMRDLYTKKSIWIIGGDGWAYDIGFGGLDHVLAMGHDVNILVLDTEVYSNTGGQSSKSTPTGSVAKFAYSGKKTAKKDLGLLAMAYRNVYVASVAMGASQNQFLKATVEAEKYPGTSIIIAYAPCINHGIYKGMLSQQEEKLAVECGYWPLYRYNPFLEEEGKNPFILENKEPNGKLMEFLDGEVRYATLKKSFPEESTRLREILAKEVQSRYLRYKKMAEPL
- a CDS encoding phosphofructokinase, with the protein product MRIGILTGGGDVPGLNPAIRAVTLRAIHEGFEVIGIRRGWAGLIDVIRDKDADNSANYLKLDENIVNKIGRTGGTFLHSSRTRPSHVAKDVVPEHLKDKYNDKINDLTPDVLKNLDFLGLDYLIPIGGDDTLSYGVTLHNTGFKVVGIPKTMDNDVPGTDYCIGFSTCVTRTLEMTHALRTSAGSHERFLVIEVFGRYAGFSAIVPTMAGAANRCVIPEYKFSMERLTELLVEDRYTNPSHYSVVLVSEGAMIAEQEQMVFQSDDKDAYGHKKLGGIGEVVAQRLKELSPKYNRGRKIESISQKLGYLVRCGDPDSLDSIVPMVYGNLALDLILKKKSGLLVNIRNGIYGNIPLDVVTSFKKNVDIEQYYNPDRLRPQYKSFDGKSIFIMTSDNNH
- a CDS encoding phosphate butyryltransferase codes for the protein MIRTFDEIFKAVENLRRKKTISVAMADDFSVLSAIKEVDERGIANALLVGNADKIKAIAKQIGYAVKNENIVNVEGDEEVAARAVALVRGGKAEILMKGHVSTPILMKAVLNKETGLRKDDVLSHVTVAEASAYPRLILLTDGGLNIQPDLETKKAILKNVIGVAERLENPRPNASIICPIENVNPKILETVDAAELQKLGEAGEFGDAIVEGPIAMDVALSRNAAEKKGLVSKVAGETDIFLVPNLTCGNALIKALILLVGAKVGGVVVGAKVPIILLSRSDKPEEKLNSIAVAILLSE
- the buk gene encoding butyrate kinase, producing the protein MKKEAILVINPGSTSTKLALFDRDGAVFVENIDHAGTAISNMPNIQEQLPLRIEIVNRTFKKWLNEHDLIAVVGRGGLLRPLKSGIYRVNEAMMDDAINCKYAIHASNLGASIADGVAKEYNVPAFVVDPVTVDEFIPEARISGTPEIVRRSRLHALNVNACVRKESEKLGKSICESNFVIAHLGGGITIAAIDHGNIIDCNDALMGMGPFSPERAGSMPLEQLLRLATSRKYTMKEFYTKFSKNAGLKAYLGTNDVREVLSRIEKGDDYARLIFTAMIYQISKEIGAYATVLKGKVDRIIITGGLARSEKIIAMIRERVGFLAEISVYPGENELEAMATGGFRAIDGIQEIQTYKQEK
- a CDS encoding UDP-2,3-diacylglucosamine hydrolase, producing MRENVYFVSDVHLRLKESVSETIKKQRLFGLFDEIMRQNASLWIVGDLFDFWFEYKHVIPRQFFSVLRKLQEMTQSGCEIHILGGNHDYWLGSFISNEIGLKIHPSPIAYSIGGKSFFITHADGILKRDRWYRVMRWIFRNPVTIALFRMIHPGLAFGLAAKISQKSRHFSMRDIELETQERSELILYGQERLKESYDYVITGHFHLPTFYLEGEKKIVNLGDWMKYFTFGHFDGQDFRLCYWKCEDSQPIK